The Actinomadura sp. WMMB 499 genome includes a window with the following:
- a CDS encoding non-ribosomal peptide synthetase yields the protein MRDVLPSPPAMVDEVGAMVAEVLGLDLVAVDPDTPLTVLGLESFTAVRLRRRLRDLGLDLPLQAFLGDATVRSVAAREPDGAAETGEAFPLTPLQTAYWIGRNPAFPLGGVATFYYREYDRRPDGAPEEDLARLEAAWNRLVAHHPMLRMVVDADGRQRVLPEVDRYAFPVDDLRDAADADAVLDRVRRACSHQVRDPARWPLFDVRAAFLPDGRTRVFLGIDVLALDLAGWMQILAEWGGLVDDPGAGLPRAALTFAEVMRRHADDPRRERDREYWAARELPPGPRLPWATDLAELRGHRFSREAAELGAGEWRTLRERAAGHGLSPTGVLLAAFGLVLQRWGAAAPFSLNTTLFDRPDDPELEHLVGDFTSTILVEVPRPGTGGFAAFAERVNRRFWTDMDHRTVSGVEVLRDAGATDLTPSHPVVFTSGLGLSDPGRPPAAWLGEEVFGVSQTPQVALDHIVHDEGGRLRIAWDAADGAFGEGHVAGMRDAHLRLLRRLAAGPDAWTDPALGWDPTFLPDEPLVRHPFGDAGPLLDDPLRWAAEKHPGNAALLDGAGEVTHAGLAGRVHRIGRELAGTGTGPGDLVAVAFEKGAEQVTALLGVCASGAGYVPVEPSWPAARIASVCEQAGVRRAVVPESSEVSWPAGVKVHRLPAGGSLGGDDGRDGEAEVEPRAATPDELAYVIFTSGSTGRPKGVAIEHRAARTTIDDLIDRFPVGPDDRVLGLSAFSFDLSVHDIFGVMGTGAGLVLPDPERQRDPGHWLDLMERHRVTVWNTAPALMEMLVEYAEIEPERARAVLAPLRLVFLSADWIPVTLPDRVRVLAPDATVVSLGGATEASIWSICHPIGDVPPGWPSIPYGRALRGQSFHILDERGGPCAVGEVGELHIGGDGLARGYIGDAEQTRARFVTHPVLRRRLYKTGDLGRWRTDGNIEFLGRLDRQVKIRGHRIELGEVESALNRVPGVRQSVALSVRGPDDRPRLVAYLAASGGGEPPSDEALIVRLRERVPDYMVPSRVLWLDEFPVTDNGKIDYKALPDPYRRTAGAPPARAALPPQAAPAPAPAGDDLAVLLGRAAEQGLDVAVRVSGGALAPVRALVAAGEWAASMAGAAGRRGLSLQQRLPMDGLIELGVVPGPVPSPAPAPAPPPSAVPAAAPAPDVAPEPVADLPPDPEIEGIIARTLSDLLGGAPVDVDTPFLRLGATSLTLVRAHARLVERLDPDLSVVDLFTRPTVRELAAWIAGRTGAAPAPAEAPAPAEAPARAEPAQAPAEPAAPTGSAPPSGTAARWADGRRDARRRAAEVAR from the coding sequence ATGCGTGACGTGCTGCCGTCCCCGCCCGCGATGGTCGATGAAGTCGGTGCGATGGTCGCCGAGGTCCTCGGGCTCGACCTCGTCGCCGTCGATCCCGACACGCCGCTGACCGTCCTGGGGCTGGAGTCGTTCACCGCCGTCCGGCTGCGGCGGCGGCTGCGCGACCTGGGGCTCGACCTGCCGCTGCAGGCTTTCCTCGGGGACGCCACCGTGCGGAGCGTCGCCGCCCGGGAGCCCGACGGGGCGGCGGAGACCGGCGAGGCGTTCCCGCTCACGCCGCTGCAGACGGCGTACTGGATCGGCCGGAATCCGGCGTTCCCGCTGGGCGGCGTGGCCACCTTCTACTACCGCGAGTACGACCGGCGGCCGGACGGCGCCCCGGAGGAAGACCTCGCCCGGCTCGAAGCGGCGTGGAACCGGCTGGTGGCGCACCATCCGATGCTCCGGATGGTCGTGGACGCGGACGGGCGCCAGCGCGTGCTGCCCGAGGTCGACCGCTACGCGTTCCCCGTCGACGATCTGCGGGACGCGGCGGACGCGGACGCCGTCCTGGATCGGGTGCGTCGCGCGTGCTCCCACCAGGTCCGTGATCCCGCCCGGTGGCCGCTGTTCGACGTGCGGGCGGCCTTCCTGCCGGACGGGCGCACGCGGGTGTTCCTGGGGATCGACGTGCTGGCCCTCGACCTGGCGGGCTGGATGCAGATCCTGGCCGAGTGGGGCGGACTCGTGGACGATCCGGGGGCCGGGCTCCCGCGCGCCGCACTGACGTTCGCCGAGGTGATGCGGCGGCACGCCGACGATCCCCGGCGCGAGCGGGACCGCGAGTACTGGGCGGCACGGGAGCTGCCGCCGGGGCCCCGCCTCCCGTGGGCGACCGATCTGGCGGAGCTGCGCGGCCACCGGTTCTCCCGGGAGGCGGCCGAGCTCGGCGCAGGCGAGTGGCGAACGCTGCGGGAGCGCGCCGCCGGGCACGGCCTGAGCCCGACGGGCGTCCTGCTGGCCGCGTTCGGCCTGGTGCTGCAACGGTGGGGGGCCGCGGCCCCGTTCAGCCTGAACACGACGCTGTTCGACCGGCCGGACGATCCGGAACTGGAGCACCTCGTCGGCGACTTCACCTCGACGATCCTGGTCGAGGTGCCCCGGCCGGGAACCGGCGGGTTCGCGGCGTTCGCGGAGCGGGTGAACCGGCGGTTCTGGACCGACATGGACCACCGGACGGTGTCCGGGGTCGAGGTGCTGCGCGATGCCGGGGCGACGGACCTGACGCCGTCCCATCCCGTCGTCTTCACCAGCGGGCTCGGGCTGTCCGATCCCGGCCGGCCGCCGGCCGCGTGGCTGGGCGAGGAGGTCTTCGGCGTCTCGCAGACCCCGCAGGTCGCGCTGGACCACATCGTCCACGACGAGGGCGGGCGGCTGCGCATCGCCTGGGACGCGGCGGACGGCGCGTTCGGCGAGGGCCACGTGGCCGGGATGCGCGACGCGCACCTGCGGCTGCTGCGGCGGCTCGCCGCCGGTCCGGACGCGTGGACCGATCCGGCCCTCGGCTGGGACCCGACGTTCCTCCCGGACGAGCCGCTGGTCCGGCACCCGTTCGGCGACGCCGGGCCGCTGCTGGACGATCCGCTGCGCTGGGCGGCGGAGAAGCATCCGGGGAACGCGGCGCTGCTGGACGGCGCGGGAGAGGTGACACATGCCGGCCTCGCCGGGCGGGTGCACCGGATCGGCCGGGAGCTGGCCGGGACGGGCACCGGTCCGGGCGACCTGGTCGCGGTCGCGTTCGAGAAGGGCGCCGAGCAGGTCACGGCCCTGCTCGGGGTCTGCGCGAGCGGCGCGGGCTACGTGCCCGTCGAGCCGTCCTGGCCGGCCGCGCGGATCGCGTCGGTGTGCGAGCAGGCCGGGGTGCGCCGGGCCGTGGTGCCCGAGTCGTCGGAGGTCTCCTGGCCCGCGGGCGTGAAGGTGCACCGGTTGCCGGCGGGCGGCTCGCTCGGCGGCGACGACGGCCGCGATGGCGAGGCCGAGGTGGAGCCGCGTGCCGCGACGCCCGACGAGCTGGCGTACGTCATCTTCACCTCCGGATCCACCGGACGTCCCAAGGGCGTCGCCATCGAGCACCGTGCGGCCCGCACGACCATCGACGACCTGATCGACCGCTTCCCGGTCGGGCCGGACGACCGGGTGCTGGGCCTGTCGGCGTTCAGCTTCGACCTGTCGGTGCACGACATCTTCGGGGTGATGGGCACCGGGGCCGGTCTGGTGCTGCCGGACCCGGAGCGGCAGCGCGATCCGGGGCACTGGCTCGATCTGATGGAGCGGCACCGCGTCACGGTCTGGAACACCGCTCCCGCGCTGATGGAGATGCTGGTCGAGTACGCCGAGATCGAGCCGGAGCGCGCCCGCGCGGTGCTGGCCCCGCTGCGGCTGGTGTTCCTGTCGGCCGACTGGATCCCGGTGACGCTGCCGGACCGGGTCCGGGTGCTGGCGCCGGACGCGACCGTGGTCAGCCTCGGCGGCGCCACGGAAGCGTCGATCTGGTCGATCTGCCACCCGATCGGCGACGTCCCGCCGGGCTGGCCGAGCATCCCGTACGGGCGCGCGCTGCGCGGCCAGTCCTTCCACATCCTGGACGAGCGGGGCGGACCGTGCGCGGTCGGCGAGGTCGGCGAGCTGCACATCGGGGGCGACGGCCTGGCGCGCGGCTACATCGGCGACGCGGAGCAGACGCGGGCACGGTTCGTCACCCATCCGGTGCTGCGGCGGCGCCTGTACAAGACCGGTGACCTGGGGCGGTGGCGCACCGACGGGAACATCGAGTTCCTGGGGCGGCTGGACCGGCAGGTGAAGATCCGCGGGCACCGCATCGAGCTGGGCGAGGTGGAGTCGGCGCTCAACCGCGTGCCGGGGGTGCGCCAGTCGGTGGCGCTGTCGGTCCGCGGTCCCGACGACCGGCCGCGGCTGGTCGCGTACCTGGCCGCGTCGGGGGGCGGGGAACCGCCGTCGGACGAGGCGCTCATCGTGCGTCTGCGCGAGCGGGTGCCGGACTACATGGTGCCCAGCCGCGTGCTGTGGCTGGACGAGTTCCCGGTCACCGACAACGGAAAGATCGATTACAAGGCGCTGCCCGACCCCTACCGCCGGACGGCCGGAGCGCCCCCGGCGCGGGCCGCCCTCCCTCCGCAGGCCGCCCCCGCCCCGGCCCCCGCCGGCGACGATCTCGCCGTGCTGCTCGGCCGGGCCGCGGAGCAGGGCCTGGACGTGGCGGTGCGCGTGTCCGGCGGCGCGCTGGCTCCGGTGCGGGCGCTGGTGGCCGCGGGCGAATGGGCCGCGAGCATGGCCGGTGCGGCGGGACGGCGCGGGCTGTCGCTGCAGCAGCGGCTGCCGATGGACGGGCTGATCGAGCTGGGCGTCGTCCCCGGCCCTGTCCCGTCGCCCGCCCCCGCGCCCGCGCCGCCCCCCTCGGCGGTGCCCGCGGCGGCGCCCGCGCCCGACGTCGCGCCGGAACCGGTGGCGGACCTTCCCCCCGATCCGGAGATCGAGGGGATCATCGCGCGGACCCTCAGTGACCTGCTCGGAGGCGCCCCCGTGGACGTGGACACCCCCTTCCTCCGGCTGGGGGCGACGTCGCTGACGCTGGTGCGGGCGCACGCCCGGCTCGTGGAACGGCTCGACCCGGACCTGTCGGTCGTGGACCTGTTCACCCGGCCGACGGTGCGGGAGCTGGCCGCCTGGATCGCCGGACGGACGGGCGCCGCACCGGCCCCCGCCGAGGCCCCGGCACCCGCCGAGGCCCCGGCCCGCGCGGAGCCCGCGCAGGCACCCGCGGAGCCCGCGGCACCCACGGGATCGGCGCCGCCGTCCGGTACGGCGGCGCGGTGGGCGGACGGCCGGCGCGATGCCCGCCGCCGGGCCGCCGAGGTCGCGCGATGA
- a CDS encoding hemerythrin domain-containing protein → MNDPEQIDLTVMYAAHDAFRRDLERLEAVVEAGRAGSPHVRAGWENFKHQLHIHHTAEDTALWPRVERAVRRRPQDLALLEDMADEHALIDPLLAAVDDGLSGPADDLAARVRELRASLGRHLAHEEMSALPLIRSTLTPKEWAGFTADIRARQGIKGAAVFVPWVVDGIKPTDRSRFLAALPPPVRVLNRVTWEPRYRRLRLWAV, encoded by the coding sequence GTGAACGATCCGGAGCAGATCGACCTGACCGTCATGTACGCGGCGCACGACGCCTTCCGCCGCGACCTGGAGCGGCTGGAGGCCGTCGTCGAGGCGGGGAGAGCGGGCTCCCCGCACGTCCGCGCCGGTTGGGAGAACTTCAAGCACCAGCTGCACATCCACCACACCGCCGAGGACACCGCGCTGTGGCCCCGGGTCGAGCGGGCCGTCCGCCGCAGGCCGCAGGACCTGGCGCTGCTCGAGGACATGGCGGACGAGCACGCGCTCATCGATCCGCTCCTGGCGGCGGTCGACGACGGCCTTTCGGGCCCGGCGGACGACCTCGCGGCGCGGGTCCGCGAGCTGCGGGCGTCCCTCGGCAGGCACCTCGCCCACGAGGAGATGAGCGCGCTGCCGCTGATCCGGTCCACGCTCACGCCGAAGGAGTGGGCGGGCTTCACCGCCGACATCCGCGCCCGCCAGGGGATCAAGGGGGCGGCGGTCTTCGTCCCGTGGGTCGTGGACGGGATCAAGCCGACCGACCGCAGCCGGTTCCTGGCCGCGCTGCCGCCCCCGGTGCGGGTGCTCAACCGGGTGACCTGGGAGCCGCGCTACCGCAGGCTCCGCCTGTGGGCCGTGTGA
- a CDS encoding MFS transporter produces METETSREPRGNPWAILFTLALGFFMTLLDLTIVNIAIPDMTDDLGASLDDVLWVVNAYTLTLAVLMITAGRLGDLRGKRNLFILGVAVFTLASAACGLAQDPGQLIAFRALQGVGAAMLMPQTLSIIADVFPADRRGAALGVWGAVAGISGACGPVLGGVLVNELDWRWIFYVNLPLGGLTLVLAWFVLPREQKTVRHRLDMPGVLLATASLFCLTFALTEGERNDWNGWTWALIGISVMLFVIFLVYERGRQDGEPLVPFSLFRDRNFTIMNFVGIAVSFGLIGVLLPLTIYLQSVLGYSALESGLALLPLALGSFVMAGPAGALSDRIGGKYILMAGVTAFGGGLVWILATAEPGNSWTTLAGPLFLIGMGAGCTFAPMATEVMRNVPPRLTGAASGVNNALRQVGSVLAGAIIGAVLQNRLASALDEQARERARALPGPYRDPFVEGFSGDALQVGAEAALPAGVPQDVARRLQDAAARVFEHGFVDAMAPTMGVSAGVMFLATAACLAVRRHRGPAAAAHGLPAPEPVPAER; encoded by the coding sequence ATGGAAACGGAAACGTCGCGCGAGCCGCGCGGAAATCCGTGGGCGATTCTCTTCACGCTGGCCCTCGGGTTCTTCATGACCCTCCTCGACCTGACGATCGTGAACATCGCGATCCCGGACATGACCGACGACCTCGGCGCCTCCCTGGACGACGTCCTGTGGGTCGTCAACGCCTACACGCTGACCCTGGCCGTCCTGATGATCACCGCGGGACGGCTGGGCGACCTGCGGGGCAAGCGCAACCTGTTCATCCTGGGCGTGGCGGTGTTCACGCTGGCCAGCGCGGCGTGCGGGCTGGCGCAGGACCCCGGGCAGCTGATCGCGTTCCGGGCCCTGCAGGGTGTGGGCGCCGCGATGCTGATGCCGCAGACGCTGTCGATCATCGCGGACGTGTTCCCCGCCGACCGGCGCGGCGCCGCGCTCGGGGTGTGGGGGGCCGTCGCGGGGATCTCCGGAGCCTGCGGCCCGGTCCTGGGAGGTGTGCTGGTCAACGAGCTGGACTGGCGGTGGATCTTCTACGTCAATCTGCCGCTCGGCGGGCTCACGCTGGTGCTGGCGTGGTTCGTGCTGCCGCGCGAGCAGAAGACCGTCCGGCACCGGCTGGACATGCCGGGGGTGCTGCTCGCCACGGCCTCGCTGTTCTGCCTGACCTTCGCGCTGACCGAGGGTGAGCGCAACGACTGGAACGGCTGGACGTGGGCGCTGATCGGCATTTCGGTCATGCTTTTCGTGATCTTTCTCGTATACGAGCGGGGGCGGCAGGACGGCGAGCCACTGGTGCCCTTCTCGCTTTTCCGCGACCGCAATTTCACGATCATGAATTTCGTGGGGATCGCGGTGTCCTTCGGCCTCATCGGCGTGCTGCTGCCGCTGACGATCTATCTGCAGTCGGTCCTCGGGTACAGCGCCCTCGAATCGGGGCTGGCGCTGCTGCCCCTGGCGCTCGGGTCGTTCGTCATGGCGGGCCCGGCCGGGGCGCTGTCGGACCGGATCGGCGGCAAGTACATCCTGATGGCCGGGGTGACGGCCTTCGGCGGGGGACTCGTGTGGATCCTGGCGACCGCCGAGCCCGGCAACAGCTGGACCACCCTGGCGGGCCCCCTCTTCCTCATCGGCATGGGGGCCGGCTGCACCTTCGCCCCGATGGCCACCGAGGTCATGCGCAACGTCCCGCCGCGGCTGACGGGCGCGGCCTCGGGCGTCAACAACGCGCTGCGCCAGGTGGGGTCGGTCCTCGCGGGCGCGATCATCGGCGCCGTCCTGCAGAACCGGCTCGCGAGCGCGCTCGACGAGCAGGCCCGGGAGCGCGCCCGGGCCCTCCCCGGCCCGTACCGCGACCCGTTCGTCGAGGGGTTCTCCGGGGACGCTCTCCAGGTGGGCGCCGAGGCCGCGCTTCCCGCGGGCGTCCCGCAGGACGTGGCGCGGCGCCTGCAGGACGCGGCGGCGCGGGTGTTCGAGCACGGGTTCGTCGACGCGATGGCACCCACGATGGGCGTCTCCGCCGGGGTCATGTTCCTCGCGACGGCCGCATGCCTGGCCGTCCGGAGGCATCGCGGTCCGGCCGCCGCCGCGCACGGGCTGCCCGCCCCCGAACCCGTCCCGGCCGAACGGTGA
- a CDS encoding transposase family protein yields the protein MLFYRASLPLSRPTLEYVTGVVRRHRRQVDSKGRALVPGMQALMTLVYLKKGETFAQLGAGFGVGTATAWRYVNETVMLLSARAPKLERALARARRDGVPFLVLDGTLIPIDRVRADRPFYSGKHKRHGMNLQVIAAPDGTIVWVSGPLRGAVHDIKAARIWGIVRHLAACGIPVLADKAYVGAGPHIHVPVKGKDLPDHLKQANQALGRLRGPGERANAQLKSWKILTRLRCCPFMAGHLAKAVHVLHNREHRPY from the coding sequence ATGCTTTTCTACCGTGCTTCGCTGCCGTTGTCGCGTCCGACGCTGGAGTACGTGACCGGTGTGGTCCGCCGTCACCGCAGGCAGGTGGACAGCAAGGGCCGGGCGCTGGTGCCGGGGATGCAGGCGCTGATGACGCTGGTGTACCTGAAGAAGGGCGAGACGTTCGCGCAGTTGGGCGCCGGTTTCGGGGTCGGCACCGCCACCGCGTGGCGGTATGTGAACGAGACGGTCATGCTGCTGTCGGCTCGCGCTCCCAAGCTGGAGCGGGCGCTGGCCCGGGCACGACGGGACGGGGTGCCCTTCCTGGTGCTGGACGGCACGCTGATCCCCATCGACCGGGTGCGGGCCGACCGGCCGTTCTACTCGGGCAAGCACAAACGGCATGGCATGAACTTGCAGGTCATCGCGGCACCGGACGGGACGATCGTGTGGGTGTCGGGACCGTTGCGCGGCGCGGTCCACGACATCAAGGCCGCCCGAATCTGGGGCATCGTCCGGCACCTGGCCGCCTGCGGGATCCCGGTGCTGGCCGACAAGGCCTACGTCGGAGCCGGCCCGCACATCCATGTCCCGGTCAAGGGCAAGGACCTGCCCGACCATCTCAAGCAGGCCAACCAGGCCCTGGGGCGGCTCCGCGGACCCGGAGAACGGGCGAACGCACAGCTCAAGAGCTGGAAGATCCTCACCCGCCTACGCTGCTGCCCCTTCATGGCCGGTCATCTGGCCAAAGCTGTCCACGTCCTCCACAACCGCGAGCACCGGCCGTACTGA